A genomic region of Trueperaceae bacterium contains the following coding sequences:
- a CDS encoding YifB family Mg chelatase-like AAA ATPase, protein MFAAVSSATIQGVDALEVRVEAFTSGGLPSFTIVGLPGAAVQESRERVRANLKLLGYPLPPSRILVNLAPADVRKEGPALDLPIALALLASDRRLPLSALEGLVAFGELALDGSLRPARGGVAIASMASLKARANGGPARVLAPPANAVEAALVPGVTVFAPTDLAAAVAHLTGRAPLQPVAPPPPGGDEPAAPLHDLAAVRAQALARRALEVAAAGRHNLLLTGPPGAGKSMLARCLPGILPPLTDPEAIEVTRVHSSAGRPASGLMRTPPFRQPHHSGSEAGIVGGGAVPRPGEASLAHLGVLFLDELPEFSRAVLEALRQPLEEGVVTISRASGSVSLPAAFQLVAARNPCPCGYHGAHDGPQPCTCHPAAVVRYQRRLSGPLLDRMDLLVDVARLTDTELVNAQPGEASAIVATRVSRARDRALQRQGFVNSQLTGRSLALHAASGPVGQAVLAKLVRSLRPSARGYDRLLRVARTVADLAGEDAVLPEHLLEAAAYRG, encoded by the coding sequence GTGTTCGCCGCCGTCTCCTCCGCCACCATCCAGGGGGTGGACGCCCTGGAGGTGCGCGTCGAGGCGTTCACGAGCGGGGGCCTGCCCAGCTTCACCATCGTCGGGCTGCCCGGCGCCGCGGTGCAGGAGTCGCGCGAGCGCGTGCGGGCCAACCTCAAGCTCCTCGGGTACCCCCTGCCGCCCAGCCGCATCCTCGTCAACCTGGCGCCGGCCGACGTGCGCAAGGAGGGGCCGGCGCTCGACCTGCCGATCGCCCTCGCGCTGCTCGCGTCCGACCGGCGCCTGCCTCTGAGCGCCCTCGAGGGGCTCGTCGCGTTCGGGGAGCTGGCGCTCGACGGCAGCTTGCGGCCCGCGCGCGGAGGGGTGGCCATCGCCAGCATGGCTTCCCTCAAGGCGCGAGCGAACGGCGGACCGGCGCGCGTCCTCGCTCCTCCGGCCAACGCGGTCGAAGCCGCGCTCGTGCCGGGCGTCACCGTGTTCGCCCCGACCGACTTGGCCGCGGCCGTCGCTCACCTCACGGGTCGCGCGCCACTCCAGCCCGTAGCGCCCCCGCCGCCGGGCGGTGACGAGCCGGCCGCGCCCCTCCACGACCTCGCCGCCGTGCGCGCTCAGGCGCTCGCCCGCCGCGCTCTCGAGGTGGCCGCCGCCGGGCGGCACAACCTACTGCTCACGGGGCCGCCGGGGGCGGGCAAGAGCATGCTGGCGCGCTGCCTGCCTGGCATCCTGCCGCCGCTGACGGACCCCGAGGCCATCGAGGTAACGCGCGTCCACTCAAGCGCCGGCCGCCCGGCGAGCGGCCTCATGCGCACCCCGCCGTTCCGCCAGCCCCACCACTCCGGGTCGGAGGCCGGCATCGTCGGCGGGGGCGCGGTGCCGAGGCCGGGCGAGGCGAGCCTGGCGCACCTCGGTGTCCTGTTCCTCGACGAGCTCCCCGAGTTCTCGCGCGCGGTGCTCGAGGCGTTGCGGCAACCCCTCGAAGAGGGCGTCGTAACCATCTCGCGGGCCAGCGGCAGCGTAAGCTTGCCCGCCGCCTTCCAACTCGTCGCCGCGCGCAACCCGTGCCCCTGCGGCTACCACGGCGCGCACGACGGCCCCCAGCCGTGCACTTGCCACCCGGCGGCAGTGGTGCGCTACCAGCGCCGGTTGTCCGGCCCGCTCCTCGACCGCATGGACCTGCTCGTGGACGTCGCGCGCCTCACGGACACGGAGCTCGTGAACGCGCAGCCGGGCGAGGCGAGCGCCATCGTCGCCACCCGCGTGTCCCGCGCTCGCGACCGAGCTCTGCAGCGCCAGGGCTTCGTGAACTCGCAGCTCACAGGCAGGTCGCTGGCCCTGCACGCCGCCAGCGGGCCGGTCGGGCAGGCGGTGCTCGCCAAGCTCGTGCGCAGCCTCAGGCCGTCCGCTCGAGGCTACGACCGCCTGTTGCGCGTGGCGCGCACCGTCGCCGACCTGGCCGGCGAGGACGCGGTGCTGCCCGAGCACCTGCTCGAGGCGGCGGCGTACCGGGGCTGA